The genomic stretch TCGCCCGGGGCCGAACTCAATCATGAAGGCGATCTTTGTACCTTCGATGTGATCATCCGGAAATACGAGCTTAAGGATAAGCCTCTGATCAGACTTGCCCGAATCGTCAATGCAGCCGACACGCGGCGTCTTGAAAAAGACCCGCTTGCCGCAGGGGTTGAGGCCATCGCCGTGGGCTATGGGTTGAGATTCCCTGATGACAAAAAGAATCTGGAACGGCAGTTCGAGGTGTATGACGCCCTTTATGCCTGGTGCTGTTTGAACGCTGCCGGAGAATCCTGACCCGGGATTGCATGAGCAGCCTCCGGCGG from Nitrospirae bacterium CG2_30_53_67 encodes the following:
- a CDS encoding chromate resistance protein; amino-acid sequence: MKWITRSHVHVDRVACPWLIRRFIDSEAEFLFVPKSQVKAVAEKEGAIPFDSPGAELNHEGDLCTFDVIIRKYELKDKPLIRLARIVNAADTRRLEKDPLAAGVEAIAVGYGLRFPDDKKNLERQFEVYDALYAWCCLNAAGES